Proteins encoded within one genomic window of Haladaptatus sp. QDMS2:
- a CDS encoding RNA-protein complex protein Nop10, protein MKSDIRVCSASATAHDRPVYTLSATCPICGAKAVNSAPAKFNPEDPYGEYRRALKRRAHE, encoded by the coding sequence ATGAAATCAGACATCCGGGTGTGTTCGGCGAGTGCGACCGCACACGACCGCCCGGTGTACACGCTTTCTGCGACCTGCCCGATTTGCGGCGCCAAGGCCGTGAACTCAGCCCCGGCGAAGTTCAACCCCGAAGACCCCTACGGCGAGTACCGACGCGCTCTTAAACGCAGAGCACACGAATAG
- a CDS encoding proteasome assembly chaperone family protein, with amino-acid sequence MDEFDIEVLADPELSDPILVEGLPGVGHVGKLAAEYLVEQLDSELVRRVYTEHFPPQVNLEDGIAELTCAEFHAIEGEEHDLLVLTGDHQAQDNAGHYRLTNAFLDVAESFDVSKIIALGGVPTGELIEEYAVLGAATNEDLVAELEDLGVEFREDEPAGGIVGVSGLMLGLGRRRGIPAACLMGETSGYLVDPKSAQAVLKVLEAVLSVELDYEDLEERADEMEDVMGKIKEMEQSAAPTDEDLRYIG; translated from the coding sequence ATGGACGAGTTTGACATCGAGGTCCTCGCCGACCCCGAACTTTCTGACCCAATTCTGGTAGAGGGACTCCCCGGCGTGGGCCACGTTGGGAAGTTGGCCGCCGAGTATCTCGTAGAACAACTTGACAGCGAGCTGGTACGCCGCGTCTACACCGAACACTTCCCCCCACAGGTGAATTTGGAAGATGGCATCGCGGAACTCACCTGTGCTGAGTTCCACGCCATCGAAGGCGAGGAACACGACCTGCTCGTGCTCACGGGCGACCATCAGGCACAGGACAACGCGGGTCACTACCGCCTGACCAACGCCTTCCTGGACGTGGCAGAGTCGTTCGACGTCTCGAAAATCATCGCCCTCGGCGGCGTCCCGACTGGCGAACTCATCGAAGAGTACGCCGTCCTCGGCGCAGCCACAAACGAAGACCTGGTCGCCGAACTCGAGGACCTCGGCGTGGAGTTCCGCGAGGACGAACCGGCCGGCGGCATCGTCGGCGTGAGCGGCCTCATGCTCGGCCTCGGTCGCCGGCGGGGCATCCCCGCCGCGTGCCTGATGGGCGAGACGAGCGGCTACCTCGTGGACCCAAAGAGTGCACAGGCGGTGCTCAAGGTGCTCGAAGCCGTGCTCTCGGTCGAACTCGACTACGAGGACTTAGAGGAACGCGCAGACGAGATGGAAGACGTGATGGGCAAAATCAAAGAGATGGAACAGAGCGCGGCCCCGACCGACGAGGACCTGCGCTACATCGGCTGA
- a CDS encoding M14 family zinc carboxypeptidase, with translation MTDENSPPTDRFAASRISRRTFVRLSVATAGALALPGNATADVSADTMSAEYEYVVNHTPTDYAVPTLVTFSEESGLDDIASLDLDAALETTSTPQPAAYGQFTATESAEVADLPTAETLSHSPGSNPFWRLGYYPLGVFPEAKRSVDYVDYEQMIDGIGHLQEENADRMRYYSIGTSPGHYNEISGRVDPKDVYVVEITNDIEDQTAFEEKTKVFYSLSLHGLERAGAEAGSRYIEKLLRGGDPEIEQLLDDLVLIFCYTNPDGWVARHPQYESGYQLVGPDDGVPVVPMYERGNAGVYDTNRQYPTVGWITPAHYPGEPDDPAERSLDKVTDALTIVDHFRGYENLDYGADMHGMLNAKEFVLGLISQDQFDSRQLHELYQMCRVIDDDLESALETWVTAADLQKTITGDTNVSPQGFGVLPEQAFDYAGIWDTIDYTVTGAMGDWMAHPEEFGGLGMTTMDFEMAYSHMVGTNVYHPEIVEMQVTGYQTAIQTIARYAYENSDTPNSTDEFDTSIETGGDRVAYVTTDGLTRSSDDLSFTLKELDSYSASGTIGPGATGAETTAEETFHTVDLEGSPTKVQAELSWTPEQQDLEFYLEDPDGNRIGAAATADNPETISADLAGPGQYTFIAETWANAASTYEINATFLGPGESSQTTTTSSSTDQQQVAGDGVATSTFDVPSGLSSFSAHVHAHDALLETELVAPSGEVVRSENPLEGGHAIGGRCCDQEAWEVKRPEAGTWTVRMENLKAEPAFTEVRYGTLGSSGPNPDPVRALGYEQTDYEVTPFEFFEDLAGFLDSGSVEPVTIDEVANGALANYDHAVVIHNFGGEQPAYVDALDAFVENDGNLVLTDTGLNLLGKLQNTLAADVQGERVSPENFYIGHLGEKDPEHPLLEDTRPIQQALWKMTPLGYSTSNEAPMTLVDVEAFEEAAGGAAVPSIAGTTDGRISAGSLTWTADDRTGIHCIGSLLPPASQSNLHPFGMLDYSVSFLGYLVLTNAMGFTQVRTMQNGLERVTFGGGDFSVDPVEAPQEAFSVSGQRHDDGSVFTAGQTNHLELSVTPTDRSVVRDYVPDGWTVLEAYSEDVDRVEGNYVYFTKEAIANATTNYSYFVECPDSTGTYDFGPVEVNPTVREGFFDVSGTDETNLVVGVDTN, from the coding sequence ATGACAGACGAGAATTCTCCACCGACAGACCGTTTCGCAGCCAGTCGTATCTCACGTCGAACCTTCGTCCGCCTCTCTGTGGCGACCGCGGGGGCGCTCGCCCTCCCGGGCAACGCGACGGCCGACGTGTCCGCAGACACGATGAGCGCGGAATACGAATACGTCGTCAATCACACGCCGACGGACTACGCCGTCCCGACGCTCGTCACGTTCTCAGAGGAGTCGGGGCTCGACGACATCGCGTCGCTCGACCTCGACGCCGCTCTCGAAACGACGAGCACGCCACAACCAGCCGCCTACGGGCAGTTCACGGCGACTGAATCGGCCGAGGTTGCGGACCTACCGACGGCGGAGACGCTCAGCCACTCGCCGGGGTCGAACCCGTTCTGGCGACTTGGTTACTACCCACTCGGTGTCTTCCCGGAGGCAAAGCGCTCGGTCGATTACGTCGATTACGAGCAGATGATAGATGGCATCGGCCACCTTCAGGAAGAGAACGCAGACCGGATGCGCTACTACTCCATCGGCACGAGTCCGGGCCACTACAACGAGATTAGCGGGCGCGTGGACCCGAAGGACGTCTACGTCGTCGAAATCACGAACGACATCGAGGACCAGACCGCCTTCGAGGAGAAGACGAAGGTGTTCTACAGCCTGTCACTTCACGGCTTAGAACGCGCCGGGGCGGAGGCCGGGTCGCGGTACATCGAGAAGTTACTCCGCGGTGGCGACCCCGAAATCGAACAACTGCTCGATGACCTCGTGCTCATCTTCTGTTACACCAACCCCGACGGCTGGGTCGCGAGACATCCCCAGTACGAAAGCGGCTACCAACTCGTCGGGCCGGACGACGGCGTCCCCGTCGTTCCGATGTACGAGCGCGGCAACGCTGGCGTCTACGACACGAACCGCCAGTATCCGACCGTCGGGTGGATTACGCCGGCGCACTATCCCGGCGAACCGGACGACCCGGCAGAACGGTCGCTCGACAAAGTGACCGACGCGCTCACCATCGTGGACCACTTCCGCGGGTACGAGAATCTGGACTACGGCGCGGACATGCACGGGATGTTGAACGCCAAGGAGTTCGTGTTGGGCCTCATCAGCCAGGACCAGTTCGACTCCCGGCAACTCCACGAACTCTACCAGATGTGTCGCGTCATCGACGACGACCTGGAGAGCGCCCTCGAAACGTGGGTTACCGCGGCCGACTTACAGAAGACCATCACAGGCGATACGAACGTCTCGCCACAGGGCTTCGGCGTCCTCCCCGAGCAGGCGTTCGACTACGCCGGCATCTGGGACACCATCGACTACACCGTGACGGGCGCGATGGGCGACTGGATGGCCCACCCCGAGGAGTTCGGCGGCCTCGGCATGACGACGATGGACTTCGAGATGGCCTACTCGCACATGGTCGGGACGAACGTCTACCACCCCGAAATCGTCGAGATGCAGGTGACTGGCTATCAGACGGCCATCCAGACAATCGCCCGCTACGCCTACGAGAACAGCGACACGCCAAACAGCACAGACGAATTCGACACGTCCATCGAGACGGGCGGCGACCGAGTGGCCTACGTCACGACCGACGGGCTGACGCGCTCCTCGGACGACCTCTCCTTTACTCTCAAGGAACTCGACTCCTACAGCGCCTCCGGCACGATTGGGCCGGGCGCGACGGGCGCGGAGACGACGGCAGAAGAGACCTTCCACACCGTCGACCTCGAAGGGAGTCCGACCAAGGTGCAGGCAGAACTCTCGTGGACCCCCGAACAACAGGACCTCGAATTCTACTTGGAGGACCCGGACGGCAACCGCATCGGGGCGGCGGCGACGGCCGACAACCCGGAGACGATTTCCGCAGACCTCGCGGGGCCGGGCCAGTACACCTTCATCGCGGAGACGTGGGCCAACGCCGCCTCGACGTACGAAATCAATGCGACGTTCCTCGGGCCGGGCGAGAGTTCACAGACCACGACGACGAGCAGTTCGACCGACCAACAGCAGGTCGCCGGCGACGGCGTCGCGACGAGCACGTTCGACGTACCGTCGGGACTCTCGAGTTTCTCTGCGCACGTCCACGCCCACGATGCGCTGCTCGAAACCGAACTCGTGGCCCCATCCGGCGAGGTCGTCCGCTCCGAGAACCCACTCGAAGGTGGCCACGCCATCGGTGGCCGCTGCTGTGACCAGGAAGCCTGGGAAGTGAAGCGCCCGGAAGCGGGTACGTGGACCGTCAGAATGGAGAATCTGAAGGCGGAACCGGCGTTCACCGAAGTCCGCTACGGGACGCTCGGGTCCTCCGGCCCGAACCCTGACCCCGTCCGTGCACTCGGCTACGAGCAGACCGACTACGAAGTGACGCCGTTCGAATTCTTCGAGGACCTCGCTGGGTTCCTCGACAGTGGCTCGGTGGAACCCGTCACGATAGACGAGGTGGCAAACGGCGCACTCGCGAACTACGACCACGCCGTCGTCATCCACAACTTCGGCGGTGAGCAACCGGCCTACGTCGATGCACTCGACGCGTTCGTCGAAAACGACGGCAACCTCGTCCTCACGGACACCGGCCTCAATCTGCTCGGCAAGCTGCAAAACACCCTTGCCGCAGACGTTCAGGGCGAACGCGTCTCACCCGAAAACTTCTACATCGGCCACCTCGGCGAGAAGGACCCAGAACACCCGCTGCTCGAAGACACCCGACCGATTCAACAGGCGCTCTGGAAGATGACGCCGCTTGGCTACTCCACGAGCAACGAAGCGCCGATGACGCTCGTGGACGTGGAAGCCTTCGAAGAAGCTGCGGGCGGGGCCGCCGTGCCCTCGATTGCGGGGACCACCGACGGGCGCATCTCCGCCGGCTCGCTTACGTGGACGGCAGACGACCGGACGGGTATCCACTGCATCGGCAGCCTGCTCCCGCCCGCTTCCCAGTCGAATCTCCACCCGTTCGGAATGCTCGACTACTCCGTCTCGTTCCTCGGCTACCTCGTCCTGACCAACGCGATGGGCTTCACGCAGGTTCGGACGATGCAGAACGGACTGGAGCGCGTCACCTTCGGCGGTGGCGACTTCTCGGTGGACCCGGTAGAAGCGCCACAGGAGGCGTTCTCCGTCTCCGGGCAGCGCCACGACGACGGCTCCGTGTTCACGGCCGGGCAAACGAATCACCTCGAACTGTCGGTGACGCCGACGGACCGGTCTGTCGTCCGCGACTACGTACCCGACGGCTGGACGGTGCTCGAAGCATATAGCGAAGACGTAGACCGCGTCGAGGGCAACTACGTCTACTTCACGAAGGAGGCGATTGCGAACGCGACGACGAACTATTCGTACTTCGTCGAGTGTCCGGACTCGACGGGCACCTACGATTTCGGGCCGGTCGAGGTGAATCCAACCGTCAGAGAAGGGTTCTTTGACGTGAGTGGCACTGACGAGACGAACCTCGTCGTCGGTGTCGATACGAACTAA
- a CDS encoding DnaJ domain-containing protein translates to MAFSLAIATVFVVGERLYPTAPIDPRHVWSGDERRRNEIREFLHTIGEPFAENHPVEGQTVDFYLPMRDVAITFDARAYYRIEGSPTYAVLVEHEMPGFQLAGRLPFETPEIEITDGTPDATSMAFAVLGVPKTANSTELKRAYRERIKEVHPDHDGDYETFKRVREAYTTAKKRAD, encoded by the coding sequence ATGGCATTTTCCCTCGCGATAGCCACGGTGTTCGTCGTCGGCGAACGTCTGTACCCGACGGCCCCAATCGACCCGCGCCACGTCTGGAGCGGCGACGAGCGTCGGCGCAACGAGATTCGGGAGTTTCTCCATACTATCGGCGAACCGTTCGCCGAAAACCACCCCGTCGAAGGCCAGACGGTCGATTTCTACCTCCCGATGCGCGACGTGGCGATAACGTTCGACGCACGGGCCTACTACCGCATCGAAGGTTCGCCCACCTACGCCGTGCTCGTCGAACACGAGATGCCCGGCTTTCAACTGGCCGGCAGACTCCCCTTCGAAACGCCCGAAATCGAGATTACCGACGGCACGCCCGACGCGACGAGCATGGCCTTCGCCGTCCTCGGTGTCCCGAAAACAGCGAACAGCACGGAACTCAAGCGAGCGTACAGAGAGCGCATCAAGGAGGTCCACCCCGACCACGACGGCGACTACGAGACGTTCAAGCGCGTCCGCGAAGCCTACACCACCGCGAAAAAACGAGCGGACTGA
- a CDS encoding MarR family transcriptional regulator produces MADVLENKRAATRFRILVEIADRQPAVSQGEIAEAVGVTSQAVSEYIRDLVAEGLVRKEGRSRYRVTKEGVDWLFQAATDVRRFAEHVTEDVLGNVQEDAAIATDSVEAGETVTLSIVDGLLHATPGAAGPATGVATTMAESGRVVGVTGFSGVIDLEPGDVTVYQVSPVRAGDDEVDEDTLAAACETADLVAAMGVEAVGALRRIERTPDTIFAAGEVAADAASRGLSVVVVATVDTAGRVTDALRDAGLAYEVADL; encoded by the coding sequence ATGGCGGACGTCCTCGAAAACAAGCGCGCCGCAACCCGATTTCGCATCCTCGTCGAAATCGCCGACCGACAGCCAGCCGTGAGCCAGGGCGAAATCGCGGAGGCCGTCGGCGTGACGAGTCAGGCCGTGAGCGAGTACATCCGTGACCTCGTCGCTGAGGGCCTCGTGCGCAAGGAGGGGCGCTCGCGCTACCGCGTGACCAAGGAGGGGGTCGATTGGCTGTTTCAGGCCGCCACGGACGTTCGGCGCTTTGCAGAACACGTCACGGAGGACGTGCTCGGAAACGTCCAGGAGGACGCTGCAATCGCGACCGATTCCGTGGAGGCTGGCGAGACGGTGACCCTCTCTATCGTCGATGGCCTCCTCCACGCGACGCCCGGCGCAGCGGGACCAGCGACCGGCGTCGCGACGACCATGGCCGAGTCCGGTCGAGTCGTCGGCGTCACCGGCTTTTCGGGCGTCATCGACCTCGAACCGGGCGACGTGACGGTCTATCAGGTGTCGCCGGTTCGGGCCGGTGACGACGAGGTTGACGAAGACACGCTCGCGGCGGCCTGCGAGACGGCGGACCTCGTCGCGGCGATGGGCGTCGAGGCAGTCGGGGCGCTCCGACGCATCGAACGGACGCCGGACACCATCTTCGCGGCCGGTGAAGTCGCCGCCGACGCGGCGAGTCGCGGCCTCTCGGTCGTGGTCGTCGCCACCGTCGATACCGCCGGTCGCGTGACCGACGCGCTTCGCGATGCGGGACTCGCCTACGAAGTCGCTGACCTCTAA
- a CDS encoding NAD(P)/FAD-dependent oxidoreductase, with protein MTRVVIIGAGLSGLVAARRLADAGIEVHVVEQEDTVGGRVQTIEKDGFTLDRGFQVLFTAYPAARRELDFDALELYAFEPGATIARPGHRSVLADPLRNPGDLSESLFNREVTFRDKFRILKLRRALGKRDPETFFDGEDRSIEDGLRARGFSQSFIDNFAAPFYGGITLDRSLATSAAVFDYTFQMLATGDTVVPKQGMGAIPEQLADHARQSGANISLDTHAVGVFGGDAPTVELDDETLEADAVVVATDPKSAYDLTDVSAIPRQAQSCVTQYYSLSTPLDTDRRLVLNATEEGPNQVAPLSAVCPNYAPGGEHLVSATYLGLPDATDAELTERSRDALASWFPEQSFGSLRHIHTDRIEFAQFSQPPGFKSGLPDVRDGDENVYLAGDWTQWSSIQGALESGRVAAEVVLADHR; from the coding sequence ATGACACGAGTCGTGATAATCGGGGCGGGGCTCTCCGGCCTCGTCGCCGCCCGCCGCCTCGCTGACGCCGGCATCGAGGTCCACGTCGTCGAACAGGAGGACACCGTCGGTGGTCGCGTGCAAACCATCGAGAAAGACGGTTTCACGCTCGACCGGGGTTTTCAGGTCCTGTTCACTGCCTATCCGGCCGCTCGGCGGGAACTCGACTTCGACGCCCTCGAACTCTACGCCTTCGAACCGGGGGCGACCATCGCCCGCCCCGGCCACCGGTCGGTCCTCGCAGACCCGCTTCGCAACCCCGGCGACCTGAGCGAGTCGCTATTCAACCGCGAGGTGACCTTCCGCGACAAATTCCGCATCCTGAAACTCCGTCGTGCCCTCGGAAAACGGGACCCGGAGACATTCTTCGACGGAGAAGACCGGTCTATCGAAGACGGTCTCCGCGCACGCGGGTTCTCACAGAGTTTCATCGACAACTTCGCCGCGCCGTTCTACGGCGGCATCACGCTCGACCGGTCGCTTGCCACCTCCGCTGCGGTGTTCGACTACACGTTCCAGATGCTTGCGACGGGCGACACTGTCGTGCCGAAACAGGGGATGGGCGCTATTCCCGAGCAACTGGCCGACCACGCCCGCCAGTCGGGTGCGAACATTTCCCTCGACACGCACGCAGTCGGCGTCTTCGGCGGGGACGCACCGACCGTCGAACTCGACGACGAGACGCTCGAAGCCGACGCCGTCGTCGTGGCCACCGACCCGAAATCCGCCTACGACCTGACCGACGTGTCCGCGATTCCACGCCAGGCCCAGTCCTGTGTCACCCAGTACTACTCGCTCTCGACGCCCCTCGACACCGACCGCCGGCTCGTGTTGAACGCGACCGAGGAGGGGCCAAATCAGGTCGCGCCGCTCTCCGCGGTCTGCCCGAACTACGCCCCCGGCGGCGAGCATCTCGTGAGCGCCACCTATCTCGGCCTGCCCGATGCGACGGACGCGGAACTCACCGAACGAAGCCGCGACGCCCTCGCGTCGTGGTTCCCCGAACAGTCCTTCGGGAGCCTCCGACACATCCACACCGACCGCATCGAGTTCGCGCAGTTTAGCCAGCCACCCGGATTCAAATCTGGCCTGCCCGACGTGCGCGACGGCGACGAGAACGTCTACCTCGCGGGCGACTGGACCCAGTGGTCGTCGATTCAGGGCGCACTCGAGAGCGGGCGGGTCGCGGCGGAGGTGGTGCTGGCGGACCACCGCTGA
- a CDS encoding threonine synthase: protein METTAAFRGLTCTDCGEAFDAEAATHRCPECGGILDPTYDYDDIELTREDLESRPFTGMWRYEELLPFTRASSVTMDEGATALVEAPALAERLGVGRVVIKDEGRNPTGTFKDRGHAVAVTAAVQHGATDIALPSAGNAGQSAAAYAARAGLASHVFLPSRSAFVNKAMVNVHGGDMKVVEGRIGDAADRYASAMADEDWYSTATFQTPYRHEGKKTMLYEIIEQLDWEVPDAILYPTGGGVGLVGMHKAAREFRDLGLIDDLPPMYAAQASGCAPIVKAFEEGKDRHDVWEVPDTICGGIEIPDPGASPLILEAIRESDGGAVATDDDEILDSAVAVAQQTGVEMGATCGAAASGAWELAERGEFGEDDTIVLLNTGAGNKEDDILRSHLMGMGF, encoded by the coding sequence ATGGAGACGACTGCTGCGTTCCGCGGTCTCACGTGTACGGACTGTGGCGAGGCGTTCGACGCCGAGGCGGCCACCCACCGCTGTCCCGAGTGCGGCGGCATCCTCGACCCCACCTACGACTACGACGACATCGAGTTGACCCGTGAGGACCTCGAATCCCGGCCTTTCACCGGGATGTGGCGCTACGAAGAACTGCTCCCCTTCACCCGCGCGTCGAGCGTGACGATGGACGAGGGCGCGACGGCGCTCGTCGAGGCTCCCGCCCTCGCAGAGCGCCTCGGCGTCGGCCGCGTCGTCATCAAAGACGAAGGGCGCAACCCCACGGGGACGTTCAAGGACCGCGGCCACGCCGTCGCCGTCACCGCCGCCGTCCAGCACGGCGCGACGGACATCGCGCTTCCCTCCGCCGGAAACGCCGGCCAATCCGCCGCAGCCTACGCCGCCCGCGCTGGCCTCGCCTCACACGTCTTTCTCCCCTCTCGCTCCGCGTTCGTGAACAAGGCGATGGTCAACGTCCACGGCGGCGACATGAAAGTCGTCGAGGGGCGCATCGGCGACGCCGCAGACCGCTACGCGAGCGCGATGGCAGACGAAGACTGGTACTCGACGGCCACCTTCCAGACGCCCTACCGCCACGAGGGCAAGAAAACCATGCTCTACGAGATCATCGAGCAACTCGACTGGGAGGTCCCCGACGCCATCCTCTACCCGACCGGCGGCGGCGTCGGCCTCGTCGGGATGCACAAGGCCGCCCGCGAGTTCCGCGACCTCGGCCTCATCGACGACCTCCCGCCGATGTACGCCGCACAAGCCTCGGGGTGTGCGCCAATCGTCAAGGCGTTCGAGGAGGGCAAAGACCGCCACGACGTGTGGGAGGTCCCCGACACCATCTGCGGCGGCATCGAAATCCCCGACCCCGGCGCGAGTCCGCTCATCCTGGAGGCCATCCGCGAATCAGACGGCGGCGCGGTGGCGACCGACGACGACGAAATTCTCGACTCCGCCGTCGCCGTCGCCCAGCAAACGGGCGTCGAGATGGGCGCGACCTGCGGGGCGGCCGCGAGCGGCGCGTGGGAACTCGCAGAGCGCGGCGAGTTCGGCGAAGACGACACCATCGTCCTGCTCAACACCGGCGCGGGCAACAAAGAGGACGACATCCTCCGCAGTCACCTGATGGGAATGGGCTTCTAA
- a CDS encoding LysE family translocator, translating to MLDILSTLVAGVVFGLAIAAPPGPMNAVIAEESVLRGWLAGVRAGLGAFTADVVFFVLALYGAVAFVETYPTVRGVMVAAGGLLMLYFAYGAARSATQTFTGDGLDDDQKGFQKAFVLALTNPYQIVFWLTIGVGLLQPGTIDVFALVPYVGDQLAGSLVVETGSTMLLVGFFGGILAWVGGFPATLVAAEHRTDAFAPVVAYLSAGILAVFGVLFLTDGATTLF from the coding sequence ATGCTGGATATCCTCTCGACGCTCGTCGCGGGCGTCGTCTTCGGGCTCGCTATCGCGGCCCCGCCCGGTCCCATGAACGCGGTCATCGCAGAGGAGAGCGTGCTCCGAGGGTGGCTCGCTGGGGTTCGTGCCGGGCTCGGCGCGTTCACGGCCGACGTGGTGTTTTTCGTCCTCGCGCTCTACGGCGCAGTCGCGTTCGTCGAGACCTACCCGACTGTGCGCGGCGTCATGGTCGCCGCCGGTGGGTTGTTGATGCTGTACTTCGCCTATGGTGCGGCCCGGAGTGCGACCCAGACGTTCACGGGTGACGGCCTCGACGACGACCAGAAGGGGTTCCAGAAGGCGTTCGTCCTCGCGCTCACGAACCCGTATCAAATCGTGTTCTGGCTGACCATCGGCGTTGGCCTGCTCCAGCCGGGAACCATCGACGTGTTCGCGCTCGTTCCCTATGTCGGCGACCAGCTCGCGGGGTCGCTCGTCGTCGAGACGGGAAGCACGATGCTCCTCGTCGGTTTCTTCGGCGGCATCCTCGCCTGGGTCGGTGGCTTTCCGGCGACGCTCGTCGCGGCTGAACACCGGACGGATGCGTTCGCTCCGGTCGTCGCGTATCTCAGCGCCGGGATTCTCGCGGTGTTCGGCGTGCTGTTCCTCACAGATGGCGCAACGACGCTGTTTTAG
- a CDS encoding HD domain-containing protein produces MGVEIQESPITDEAFEEMKQFVYDYLQASVRNEDEGGRMRWYPWHSAEYRYNHILNVVGLATKIARNEGANVDVTRVAALFHDVAKLEADQEVHAEEGARVAQAFLESHGDYPESFITQVCDSITDHSYQGDLSNLTLETQCLIEADLLDKVGANGTTLMLLRMGYEARTHMDSAEMVGRVLERGRDAAQRVQSETARSIAFQRLKRVKWFQEWLEAEIAEMSADV; encoded by the coding sequence GTGGGAGTTGAGATTCAGGAGTCACCCATCACGGACGAGGCGTTCGAGGAGATGAAGCAGTTTGTCTACGACTATCTCCAGGCCTCAGTCCGCAACGAAGACGAGGGTGGCCGAATGCGATGGTACCCGTGGCACTCCGCCGAGTACCGGTACAACCACATCCTGAACGTGGTCGGGCTCGCGACGAAGATTGCTCGCAACGAGGGGGCGAACGTGGACGTGACCCGCGTCGCCGCGCTGTTTCACGACGTGGCGAAACTGGAAGCAGACCAGGAGGTCCACGCAGAGGAGGGTGCCCGCGTCGCGCAGGCGTTCCTCGAATCCCACGGCGACTACCCTGAGTCATTCATCACGCAGGTGTGTGACTCGATTACCGACCACTCGTATCAGGGTGACCTCTCGAATCTGACGCTCGAAACGCAGTGTCTCATTGAGGCCGACTTGCTCGACAAGGTCGGCGCGAACGGCACCACGCTGATGCTCCTGCGCATGGGCTACGAGGCCCGGACGCACATGGATTCGGCGGAGATGGTTGGACGTGTGCTCGAACGCGGCCGTGACGCCGCCCAGCGAGTGCAGTCGGAAACTGCTCGCTCGATCGCGTTCCAGCGCCTGAAGCGCGTAAAGTGGTTCCAGGAGTGGCTAGAGGCTGAAATCGCCGAGATGAGCGCCGACGTATAG
- a CDS encoding alanyl-tRNA editing protein has product MDSIPRYLTDTDARSFESTVTRVADDRVVLSETLFYPEGGGQPADHGTLRADDAEWAVSDVQKKDTIYHTLGAEPPAEGTTITGELDWERRYAHMRYHTAQHLLSALLIEEYDAPTTGNQLYTDYARMDVEHDRFTDTDLADIEARMNDLVDESLPVTWYEMDREQAEAELDPVRTRINLLPKSIERLRIVEIEGYDRTACAGTHVANTDEIGTVEIQGRESRGKGFERVRFVLDE; this is encoded by the coding sequence ATGGATTCGATACCCCGGTATCTCACCGACACCGACGCGAGATCTTTCGAGTCGACCGTTACCCGGGTCGCAGACGACCGGGTCGTTCTCTCAGAGACGCTCTTCTATCCCGAAGGCGGTGGCCAACCGGCAGACCACGGAACGCTACGGGCCGACGATGCGGAGTGGGCCGTCTCCGACGTCCAGAAGAAAGACACGATATACCACACGCTGGGAGCAGAGCCGCCCGCAGAGGGCACCACCATCACCGGCGAACTCGACTGGGAGCGCAGATACGCTCACATGCGCTACCACACGGCCCAGCATCTCCTCTCTGCGCTCCTCATCGAGGAGTACGACGCACCGACCACGGGGAACCAACTGTACACCGACTATGCACGCATGGACGTCGAACACGACCGCTTCACCGACACCGACCTCGCCGATATCGAAGCCCGGATGAACGACCTCGTCGACGAATCCCTGCCCGTGACCTGGTACGAGATGGACCGCGAGCAGGCAGAGGCCGAACTCGACCCGGTCAGAACACGGATTAACCTCTTGCCGAAGTCCATCGAACGGCTCAGAATCGTCGAAATCGAGGGATACGACCGAACCGCCTGCGCCGGAACGCACGTCGCGAACACCGACGAGATTGGAACAGTCGAGATTCAGGGGCGCGAATCGCGGGGGAAGGGATTCGAGCGGGTCCGGTTCGTTCTCGACGAGTAG
- a CDS encoding peroxiredoxin: protein MTLEGTDAPEFSVEGTDGSTRTLTAAREDGPVVVLTFRGHWCSYCAEQLQTFSNHAYDLWRNHDTTIIAVSNEPVSRLREMRDRFDLKIQLFSDLDLELVSAYAGTEHHAAHGEIPLAGTFIVDEEGVVQYEQVATNPADRTYANYVRHVINNGYERPYAE from the coding sequence ATGACACTCGAAGGCACGGACGCACCGGAGTTCTCTGTCGAGGGCACGGACGGCAGCACGCGCACCCTCACGGCGGCACGCGAGGACGGTCCCGTCGTCGTGCTGACCTTCCGCGGTCACTGGTGTTCGTACTGTGCAGAACAGCTCCAGACGTTCAGCAATCACGCATACGACCTCTGGCGAAACCACGACACGACGATCATCGCCGTGAGCAACGAACCGGTTTCACGGCTCCGGGAGATGCGCGATCGGTTCGACCTCAAAATACAGCTCTTTTCGGACCTCGACCTGGAACTGGTTTCCGCCTATGCTGGCACCGAACATCATGCCGCACACGGAGAGATTCCACTCGCTGGGACGTTCATCGTGGACGAAGAAGGCGTAGTCCAGTACGAACAGGTTGCCACGAATCCCGCAGACCGGACCTACGCGAACTACGTGCGCCACGTCATCAACAACGGCTACGAACGACCGTACGCAGAGTAA